The following coding sequences are from one Maniola jurtina chromosome 14, ilManJurt1.1, whole genome shotgun sequence window:
- the LOC123872177 gene encoding putative inorganic phosphate cotransporter, protein MEAMKVVKHENFIPINIPTEPIKKERTLVRVLRASCLIPQRYVFAIIGLLGISNAFTMRVSLNIAITQMVNRTKNFTDHIDPDACPSDEMLGIVSNNTKPYAIYDWDEETQGFLLSGFYYGYVTTQVLGGFLAERYGGKWVLGVALLSTALFTFLTPFTIRTGGVTWLFILRVLEGMSEGPAMPSLMNMMARWCPTQERALISAILFGGGQMGNVLGPLLSGLILDGGRDWAYVFYFFGGCGVLWFIFWSVLCFSEPNSHPYISKKELDYLNKSVDKAKSNIKKDPVPWKAILRSPPAWALLAANVGHDWGLYTMISDLPKYSHDVLRFNITTTGILTGLPYIAITTCSFIFGMMSDWCIKNGWHSIKTGRMIYTTIATTGPGVCIILASYAGCNRNAAIVYFILSMGLMGGFYCGMKINTLDLAPNYAGSLTSFVNTTSTIAGIITPYLIGLLTPDSTLVQWRTAFWVCFAVLVFTNIIYCAWTEGEQQWWDDVRRLGYPSGWKHGPIIKEDLTPTTDESEYMELTKKLSSEIN, encoded by the exons ATGGAAGCTATGAAAGTGGTTAAACATGAAAATTTTATACCAATCAACATACCTACAGAAccaataaaaaaagaaagaacaCTTGTGAGGGTTTTACGTGCat CCTGCCTGATTCCACAACGCTATGTATTTGCTATCATAGGACTGCTTGGGATAAGCAATGCGTTTACAATGCGTGTGAGTTTGAATATAGCAATAACTCAAATGGTGAATCGAACTAAGAATTTTACAGATCACATTGATCCTGATGCATGTCCTAGTGATGAAATGCTTGGTATTGTAAGCAATAATACTAAGCCG TATGCCATTTATGACTGGGATGAAGAAACACAAGGTTTTCTTTTAAGTGGTTTTTACTATGGATACGTGACAACGCAAGTATTGGGAGGTTTCTTAGCAGAAAGATACGGTGGCAAATGGGTACTAGGCGttgcactactgagcactgctCTGTTCACATTTCTGACTCCTTTTACCATTAGAACTGGAGGCGTAACTTGGCTCTTTATTCTTAGAGTTCTTGAGGGTATGAGCGAG GGCCCTGCTATGCCCAGTCTAATGAACATGATGGCGCGATGGTGTCCAACTCAAGAGAGAGCGCTTATATCAGCAATCCTTTTCGGGGGTGGACAAATGGGTAACGTTTTAGGCCCATTATTGTCTGGCCTCATATTAGATGGTGGTAGAGATTGggcttatgtattttatttctttggAGGTTGTGGTGTGCTGTGGTTCATTTTCTGG AGCGTTTTGTGCTTCAGTGAACCCAACTCACATCCGTACATTTCTAAGAAGGAATTAGATTATCTGAATAAAAGTGTTGATAAAGCTAAAAGTAACATAAAGAAAGATCCGGTACCTTGGAAGGCAATTTTGAGATCACCACCTGCGTGGGCTTTACTTGCAGCTAAT GTGGGCCATGATTGGGGTCTCTACACCATGATATCAGATCTGCCTAAGTACTCGCACGACGTTTTAAGATTTAACATAACAACTACTGGTATTCTTACGGGATTACCCTACATAGCCATCACAACTTGTTCCTTCATTTTTGGAATGATGAGTGATTGGTGTATTAAAAATGGATGGCATAGTATCAAAACCGGACGAATGATTTACACGACCATAG CTACAACTGGCCCAGGAGTTTGCATTATTTTAGCATCATACGCTGGTTGCAATCGAAATGCGgcaattgtttattttattttatcaatgggGCTTATGGGTGGATTTTATTGTGGGATGAAG ATAAATACTTTGGATCTGGCACCTAACTACGCTGGTTCCTTGACATCATTTGTGAATACTACATCTACTATCGCAGGCATTATCACACCCTATTTAATAGGACTGCTAACACCTGAT TCGACATTAGTACAATGGAGGACAGCATTTTGGGTTTGTTTTGCAGTTCTTGTTTTCACAAACATAATATACTGTGCCTGGACAGAAGGAGAACAGCAGTGGTGGGATGATGTTAGACGTCTAGGATACCCTTCTGGATGGAAACACGGGCCAATCATCAAAGAAGATCTGACACCAACGACGGATGAATCAGAATACATGGAATTGACTAAGAAGTTGAGTTCAGAAATTAATTAA
- the LOC123872180 gene encoding uncharacterized protein LOC123872180 gives MTESKRPSKNSKGKKEKKAQIDATVDDSSSLSSVSQEDESLGQIGQGVGTASITINREEYLLAYKDLIFDRNHVQIKNNLLHRRLAEYYKKRKLEHVLKPLENVPHLEEKYQQKLFSFQELKEKEEHEMADIKAKLNTVEAEYAGKLEQAEKNFDELQHYERTTGSGLIYSKKGKPIADKTVERFLTLQRSKSEQTSALRLRYIRARNAVNELESIVRKLEVIAPGLNVAQYEQLDIDKQNYLSKIEEREDELIKNRTNCTEHNQMLAHIREKMHHTDEVIDFAECDLGDAEIELLRAREELGNVKGRRDKLRWSLEAERVKAGLLTRKDLLRDFQDASDEVVMLREKKKLLEEQIAETTKKLRDARHKVQLHTVLDEISHDTNDFIL, from the exons ATGACCGAATCTAAG AGACCaagtaaaaattcaaaaggCAAGAAAGAGAAGAAAGCCCAAATAGACGCCACCGTTGATGACAGCTCCAGCTTGTCCAGTG TGAGCCAAGAAGATGAGTCCCTTGGTCAAATAGGCCAAGGAGTAGGGACGGCATCCATTACCATAAACCGAGAGGAATATCTTCTGGCTTACAAGGATCTGATTTTCGATCGTAACCACGTACAAATAAAGAACAATTTGCTTCACCGACGCCTTGCTGAATATTATAA GAAAAGAAAACTTGAGCACGTTTTAAAACCGCTGGAAAATGTACCGCACTTGGAAGAAAAATATCAACAAAAACTATTTAGTTTTCAAGAGTTAAAAGAAAAGGAAGAACATGAAATGGCTGAt ATAAAAGCGAAACTAAACACAGTTGAAGCTGAATATGCAGGCAAGCTGGAACAAGCGGAGAAAAATTTTGACGAACTGCAACACTATGAGAGAACCACTGGTTCAGGACTTATATATTCAAAGAAAGGCAAACCTATTGCAGATAAG ACTGTTGAACGTTTTCTTACATTGCAAAGATCTAAAAGCGAACAAACATCAGCCCTTCGTCTACGCTATATAAGAGCTAGAAACGCTGTCAATGAACTGGAATCAATCGTTCGTAAATTGGAAGTTATAGCGCCAGGACTAAACGTTGCTCAATACGAACAGCTGGACATTGATAAGCAAAACTATTTATCAAAAATAGAAG AACGCGAAGATGAACTCATTAAGAACAGGACAAATTGTACCGAGCATAACCAAATGCTTGCCCACATAAGGGAGAAAATGCATCACACTGATGAAGTCATAGATTTTGCTGAATGTGATCTTGGGGATGCTGAAATTGAACTTCTGCGAGCTAGAGAGGAATTGGGAAATGTTAAG GGTAGACGCGACAAGCTTCGTTGGTCTCTCGAGGCAGAACGAGTGAAAGCCGGTTTGCTCACCAGAAAGGATTTGTTGCGTGATTTCCAAGACGCCAGCGACGAG GTTGTAATGCTAAGGGAGAAGAAGAAACTACTTGAGGAGCAAATCGCTGAAACAACGAAGAAATTACGGGATGCTAGACATAAAGTGCAACTTCATACCGTATTAGACGAAATATCGCATGATACCaatgattttatattataa
- the LOC123872178 gene encoding putative inorganic phosphate cotransporter: MDENNQVQAHNLLGLKTQIPKRKDTALTRTLRSCCFIPQRYILGVMGLLGVCNAYTMRVCLNLAITQMVNRTKTGDEHFDPYACPDDVLPGNATSVIHKPYAIFDWDEKTQGLILSGFYYGYAATQVPGGYLAEKFGGKWTLGVGLLSTALFTFLTPIVIRGGGAIWLFILRVLQGMGEGPTMPALMIMLARWVPPHERSFQGALVFGGAQIGNIFGSYMSGILLADGRDWAYVFYFFGGFGLVWFLLWSLTCYSTPNTHPYISKKELSYLNKSVTTAENSSLKDPVPWKAILRSASVWALVWAAVGHDWGYYTMVTDLPKYSHDVLKFNIATTGTLTALPYIAMWLSSFLFGFVCDLCNKKGWHTIKTGRIIHTTIAATGPAICIILASYSGCDRTAAMVYFIVSMALMGGFYSGMKVNALDLAPNYAGSLTSLVNTTSTFAGIITPYLIGLLTPDSTLAQWRIAFWVCFAVLVGTNVIYCIWADGEQQWWDDVRKLGYPPDWKHGSLLRDENPELPETVQLNSKKESEDL, from the exons ATGGATGAAAATAATCAAGTGCAGGCGCATAACCTGCTTGGTTTGAAAACACAGATTCCAAAAAGGAAAGACACCGCTTTGACACGCACCTTGCGATCAT GCTGTTTTATACCCCAACGCTATATATTAGGAGTAATGGGCCTCCTCGGAGTCTGCAATGCGTATACGATGAGAGTTTGTCTCAATTTAGCCATAACACAGATGGTAAACCGTACTAAGACCGGGGACGAACATTTTGACCCATATGCTTGCCCTGATGACGTATTACCTGGTAATGCAACATCAGTAATTCATAAGCCA TACGCGATTTTTGACTGGGATGAGAAAACACAAGGCCTTATACTGAGTGGTTTCTACTATGGATATGCAGCAACCCAAGTGCCAGGTGGTTACTTGGCAGAGAAGTTCGGAGGTAAATGGACTCTGGGAGTTGGTTTACTTAGCACTGCCTTATTCACGTTCCTTACACCAATTGTTATAAGAGGCGGTGGAGCCATTTGGCTGTTCATACTTCGAGTTCTACAAGGGATGGGCGAG GGTCCAACAATGCCAGCACTCATGATCATGTTAGCAAGATGGGTGCCACCGCATGAGAGATCCTTCCAAGGAGCGCTAGTCTTCGGTGGAGCTCAAATAGGCAATATCTTCGGTTCCTATATGTCTGGCATACTACTAGCCGATGGTAGAGACTGGGCCTATGTGTTCTATTTCTTCGGTGGATTCGGCCTTGTGTGGTTTTTATTGTGG AGTCTCACCTGCTACAGTACGCCGAACACCCATCCATACATATCGAAAAAAGAACTAAGCTACCTCAACAAAAGTGTTACAACAGCGGAGAACAGTTCGCTCAAAGATCCAGTTCCTTGGAAAGCCATATTGCGGTCCGCGTCAGTGTGGGCCCTTGTGTGGGCAGCT GTTGGCCACGACTGGGGTTACTACACAATGGTGACAGATTTACCGAAATACTCTCACGACGTGCTTAAATTCAATATAGCGACCACCGGCACCCTCACAGCGCTGCCTTATATAGCCATGTGGTTATCTTCCTTCTTGTTCGGCTTCGTTTGTGACTTGTGCAATAAGAAAGGCTGGCATACAATCAAGACTGGGAGGATCATTCATACAACTATAG ctgcAACTGGTCCAGCTATATGCATCATCCTAGCATCGTATTCAGGATGTGACCGTACGGCGGCTATGGTGTACTTCATTGTCTCCATGGCGCTTATGGGTGGATTTTACAGTGGAATGAAG GTGAACGCGTTGGACCTCGCACCCAACTACGCCGGCTCACTCACCTCACTCGTCAATACAACTTCCACATTCGCCGGCATTATCACTCCATACCTTATTGGGTTGTTAACACCTGAC TCAACTCTTGCGCAATGGCGAATAGCGTTCTGGGTTTGCTTCGCAGTACTAGTCGGCACAAATGTAATATACTGCATATGGGCCGACGGTGAACAACAGTGGTGGGACGACGTAAGAAAGTTAGGCTACCCACCAGATTGGAAGCATGGCTCTCTTCTTCGCGACGAGAACCCAGAACTACCAGAAACGGTACAACTAAACAGCAAAAAGGAATCTGAAGACTTATAG